In Cotesia glomerata isolate CgM1 linkage group LG1, MPM_Cglom_v2.3, whole genome shotgun sequence, one genomic interval encodes:
- the LOC123275416 gene encoding transcription factor Sp5-like, which yields MSGVLSSKKRTTYNNQEEKCEVMPPSMYYPQNMSMMTPVTPMTAGMSTSMSSFHSYPSTSYDTHHYQHEPIHATYQSPNLWSPEYYSGYSTFSEPTPSTSYNLPSTLGPSTSTAATLWPTHQPDYSAVQPQLTAMQPMPAFRQSPTLSELSQNSYEQLSPQYWSSEEESKRKKKLTRCQCPSCIPDGNCKLDSDGKKLHTCHYPGCQKKYGKTSHLKAHHRWHTGERPFKCDWYGCGKCFTRSDELQRHFRTHTGDKRFFCQQCPKRFMRSDHLKKHIKTHENQKKKAKKQNKENKSSTVTQEVSQEQPIMGAAAAAAAAAGTNIPAQYYYQ from the exons ATGTCAGGCGTTTTATCAAGCAAAAAAAGGACTACTTACAACAATCAAGAGGAAAAGTGTGAAGTGATGCCACCGAGCATGTATTATCCACAG aaCATGTCAATGATGACACCAGTGACACCAATGACAGCTGGTATGTCAACTTCAATGTCAAGCTTCCACTCCTACCCCTCAACTAGCTACGACACACATCATTACCAGCATGAACCAATTCATGCAACCTATCAATCACCCAATCTCTGGAGTCCAGAGTATTATTCCGGATACAGCACATTTTCGGAGCCTACACCATCGACGTCGTACAATCTTCCATCCACTCTTGGTCCATCAACGTCAACAGCAGCGACACTTTGGCCGACGCATCAACCTGACTACTCAGCAGTACAACCGCAATTGACAGCAATGCAACCGATGCCTGCTTTCCGACAGTCTCCAACTTTATCAGAGTTGTCTCAAAATTCGTACGAGCAACTGAGTCCTCAGTACTGGTCCAGCGAAGAAGAGTCGAAGCGCAAGAAAAAGTTGACCAGATGCCAGTGTCCCAGTTGCATCCCCGATGGCAATTGCAAACTCGATAGCGATGGCAAGAAATTGCACACTTGCCACTACCCAggttgtcaaaaaaaatacgGAAAGACTTCGCATTTGAAAGCTCACCACCGCTGGCACACTGGAGAGCGCCCGTTCAAGTGCGATTGGTATGGATGTGGAAAATGCTTCACCCGGAGTGATGAGCTTCAGCGACACTTTAGGACTCACACCGGGGATAAAcgttttttttgtcaacagTGCCCCAAACGCTTTATGCGCAGTGATCACTTGAAGAAACACATTAAAACCCACGAGAATCAGAAGAAAAAAGCCAAGAAACAGAACAAGGAAAACAAGTCTTCTACCGTAACTCAAGAGGTTAGTCAGGAGCAGCCGATCATGGgagctgctgctgctgctgctgctgctgctggaACAAATATTCCTGCTCAATATtactatcaataa